The Spodoptera frugiperda isolate SF20-4 chromosome 25, AGI-APGP_CSIRO_Sfru_2.0, whole genome shotgun sequence genome includes the window ATTCTTATGTTTGGATATCTTGTAGTGAGTTCTACAATTTCCGTTCGCTCATGACTTAAGGAGTTAAAAATGTAAACTTGATCTCCGGGCGAAACTGTCCTCAACACGGATGCGAATACACCATCTCTGTacacatatttttgtaaatagggaACATGTGTGTCCGGCTTCAAACTTAAGAAACTAGCTGAAATTTCCTGAATGTACCAGCAGTCTCTGGCTGTATTTAGTATTTGAGTGTGAACATACTTTAAGGCGTTTGCTGAAATTGTTCCGCTTACGACATTGCGGTCAAGTAGACGCGCAACTGTTTCTCTTGTTTTTATTAAGAGTTCAAATATTTGCGAAATATTGGAGCGGCGAAATACGTTAAGATTCaaagcaaaagaaaataatatttctgtagTTCGCAGTGTTGCGTGCAAACGCCTTAATAGAATCTTAGTAAACGGTCTTGATGTATAAAACCCAGTCCAATATGCAGGACTACCGACACTAATATCAGCAAAATTAAGAAAGTCACCTTTCAAAGTAGGAAAATGTTTATGATTGgattttaaataatcaaaataatcttTAGCTGTTCCAAATTCTATGCTAGCTTTATAAATTTCTTTATTTGCTGCTACAAAGTCCGCaattttttgataattattgAACTGAAAGTCGAACTCTGCTTGCATTTCGTAATGGTACGGGCCACCTATAGGTGCAATAATGGTGTTATGGGGTGATATTGTTCCTGTTTTAGAATATTGTTCGAGAAGCACTTCAGCCTTTTCTTTTACATTGAAAGCGCTGACATCAAGGTTTCTATGATTTGTAGCAAAGTTATATTCTGACGCACAGAGAGGGCCATTTGGGCCGCACGCTCTAAAGCCAGCTGAATTAAATTGCAGATAATGTGTTAAAACAGCATGTTTCGGATAACGATCCTTCCCCATTTTGTCGAGTACGTCATTTAAATTGGAGGGATAAGTTTTATCGTCGTCCCAACTTTGTAACCATATAAAGTCGCTGTATTGATATTCAGATAAATATTGTTCCCAAGCGTAATGAAGATTTGTGAAAACCAGTTCGTTAACATTTGATGCGGCTAGTAGATAAGTCATAGTTGGACTATGAGTAACACTGTTAGTCAACCACGCTACTTTTGGAGTATAATTCAAATGTTGCTTTAGCCACTGGTGCcctgaaaacaaaaactaactaTAGCCATGGGAACTAGGTACATTTACAcgcaaaacattattattaatgttcaCATGTTGAATCGTCCTTACTTAACTCTTCTTACCTTCTGTCAGCTGATGGACGAGTCCAAATAAATGCGATGTTGCTTCATCAGGTTCGACCCAACCTCCCGTTGTAATTTCAAGTCTGCCTGATCTTAATAATTTGCGAAATGCCTGAAACGTATAAATTACTAttacttagtttaaaattaaataggacATCAATAATGCATGCTTATTTAAAGGTATATCCTCACCGCTCGATTTCTGTGCGTCGTTGTTTTCCACCAATGACTCAGATGTGATATCTCATTCCAACTAAATGTTAGTGTGTTGTAGAACTGCAgcttttttacaatattagatAGAATTTTGTTAACACTATCATTGTGATATTGTGCATATGATCGTCTCCATATTGAGTCGACGTGGCTTCGAGGTATTAGgataaccttgaaaatattaaatctattaaatatagtTGAGATCCTTACACAATAAATGCAAAGTTTACGAGATTACCTTCAAAGGTGGCCATTTTGGATTCCTCATTAGAGATTCATATCGGCTATCGAAAATATGATTCCAAAAATGCTTCCTGCTCATCCAAAACGGCTGAAAAACAATTGAACATTAGACTCGCCACAGTTCATCATATCTCTTCTTCTCTATTCTgtgatcataataatatgtattacgaATGTATTGAGAACTCACCTCTATATTCAGTTGTGAAAATTTTTCTTGCGCATCAATGTCCgtatttgttgtttttagtATAGAACAAGAGTAGGGGTCGGATGTTAGATTATACGTGAACAGTGTACTATCCATGGGTAACCCTTCGATGAGAAAATCTGCTTTTTCATTCTCTGGATCTATATCTATAATACTATGCATTGTCTGTCTACGCACTGCACTACTGGCTGTACTTTCTGTTTGGGTCttgattttattagaatttGGAATCAAAATGCCCTTGACCTGTATCTCTTCtttttcattctttttttcGTGAAATTTCGGAATGATTACTGTGTTTTCTTTACTGCTGGTTCCTCTTTGTTCTGTACTAGCGTGCATGTCATGGTCTTCTACGGGTGGGAAGAATCTGGATGGTGTAGGAATTTGATAGTAGTTTTTGATTGCCAATTTTACGTTACGTGCATTGGTAAAATTAGAATAAACTTCTGTCCGTTCTTTAGGGGGTTCCGTTGTTACGTTTATGTCTGTAAACGTATTTCTGGTCAACCTTAGTTCATTCGACGTTGATGGGTTTGATATCTTTGTTTTCGAATATGAAGCTTTACCTTTACTTGTTTCTAGTGAAGTCAATATAGTTGATATTTTTGGCCGTTGTATATTATGGAAAACTGTCTTCATTTGAGCTACGTTTGGAAAGAGTAGAGCTTCGTTGACACGTACAGAATGAATGTTAGTGAGATTTTTCCATATTGAATCTGGACCGGCATTTTCACTAAATGGTCTCTGTACCATTTTTGATTGGTTTCGCACAATTTTCCGTAATGCTGAAAGTTtacatgttattaattttagtgaacaattactattttttatgaactttataaaaaatagttatGGTTAAAAATTGTAATGTCACCACAGTAACGAATTTTCTTAAcgaaaatactgtttttattacatgattacttttaaaatcactTTCAAATAATGACAGCATAAATGTAAGCTTACTTTTTTCATAGCACTTTACTTTGGCAGTGAGAAGGagcacaataataattaagacgGATGTCCAGACGCGGATTGTACTGGCCATCGCTGTTCAACAACTAATTGAGGCATTCATTATGTGAgttgtttgaaaaatatacttttgtcATGACACTGTTTACCTATGTTCAGTGTCATGTTATGTTCCGTACGGACTTCTtgttttcaaacattttctGTTACATGAACACTTTATGTTTTCAAAGAGTTGAAAGATTACTTTTACattgtgaattttaatttataaaatctcTTCGCTTTGTTTTCGGAATGTTCACTGTTAGAATACCACACATATTCTAATTTATGATTATTAGATGATGATTa containing:
- the LOC118266844 gene encoding alpha-mannosidase 2-like, yielding MASTIRVWTSVLIIIVLLLTAKVKCYEKTLRKIVRNQSKMVQRPFSENAGPDSIWKNLTNIHSVRVNEALLFPNVAQMKTVFHNIQRPKISTILTSLETSKGKASYSKTKISNPSTSNELRLTRNTFTDINVTTEPPKERTEVYSNFTNARNVKLAIKNYYQIPTPSRFFPPVEDHDMHASTEQRGTSSKENTVIIPKFHEKKNEKEEIQVKGILIPNSNKIKTQTESTASSAVRRQTMHSIIDIDPENEKADFLIEGLPMDSTLFTYNLTSDPYSCSILKTTNTDIDAQEKFSQLNIEPFWMSRKHFWNHIFDSRYESLMRNPKWPPLKVILIPRSHVDSIWRRSYAQYHNDSVNKILSNIVKKLQFYNTLTFSWNEISHLSHWWKTTTHRNRAAFRKLLRSGRLEITTGGWVEPDEATSHLFGLVHQLTEGHQWLKQHLNYTPKVAWLTNSVTHSPTMTYLLAASNVNELVFTNLHYAWEQYLSEYQYSDFIWLQSWDDDKTYPSNLNDVLDKMGKDRYPKHAVLTHYLQFNSAGFRACGPNGPLCASEYNFATNHRNLDVSAFNVKEKAEVLLEQYSKTGTISPHNTIIAPIGGPYHYEMQAEFDFQFNNYQKIADFVAANKEIYKASIEFGTAKDYFDYLKSNHKHFPTLKGDFLNFADISVGSPAYWTGFYTSRPFTKILLRRLHATLRTTEILFSFALNLNVFRRSNISQIFELLIKTRETVARLLDRNVVSGTISANALKYVHTQILNTARDCWYIQEISASFLSLKPDTHVPYLQKYVYRDGVFASVLRTVSPGDQVYIFNSLSHERTEIVELTTRYPNIRIVDHNKRDVTVQINPVWTYTSENLIKLSRMFYKIVFSVMIPPLTLELFKIKDTYDASQNAATIYCLSCHIDDVINNGTVYPFTIQPIQSGDIQLESYKHRLLFDEFTGFLKTVIEKETNIEKNVFIDFGAFRDSDFNSGMFLFNTNTTKPLHDILSDYRFGVKKKILLIVSGLVTTEITTVYGRLLQHTTKIFNLLRSPLSSAIFLESKVDYEVSPKYRELELFLSIQTDINNGNPPEIFTDNNGFQYTRRTLNISRRIESNMYPITSMAFIQDRKTRLTFITDHAQGVTALQEGQMLFMLDRRVLFNDGRGTHEGLADSTATCHRNYMLLENLMDSANSFNRQAHKTELKLPSLSALYLANALDYLLDIFLIEKNHTQLCYYTFLPLVKTSFPCDVSLVNFRAVLHRSTFRHANPNTALMTLHRQTFSCQVDNTAQLHCSGDSQVVLKKILRNAKKIDQMNLPGTDGGVPVFVLSLTNFPPMELTTLRIQF